The Paraburkholderia sp. FT54 genome includes a region encoding these proteins:
- a CDS encoding SDR family oxidoreductase: MDKLQGKVAVITGGSSGIGLAAAKLFVAEGAYVFITGRRQKELDEAVRAIGGNVTGIQGDVANLDDLDRLYENVNATGRRIDIVFANAGIAEFAALGNITEAHFDKLFNTNVKGVLFTVQKALPLLNNGGSIILTGSVASAKGTPAFWVYGATKAAIRNFVRGWTVELKDRRIRSNVLSPGPIDTPVIGQQPPDAMARILSTIPMGRMGEADEVAKAALFLASDDSSFVTGIELFVDGGRAQI; the protein is encoded by the coding sequence ATGGATAAGTTGCAGGGAAAGGTGGCCGTCATCACCGGCGGCTCGTCGGGGATAGGCCTCGCCGCCGCAAAGCTCTTCGTCGCCGAGGGCGCCTACGTCTTTATCACTGGCCGTCGTCAGAAGGAACTCGACGAAGCCGTAAGGGCCATCGGGGGCAACGTGACTGGCATTCAGGGAGACGTCGCCAATCTGGATGATCTTGATCGTCTCTATGAGAACGTCAACGCCACAGGGCGAAGAATCGACATCGTCTTTGCCAACGCTGGCATCGCTGAGTTCGCTGCCTTGGGCAACATTACTGAAGCGCATTTCGACAAACTGTTCAACACCAACGTGAAGGGCGTGCTTTTCACCGTCCAAAAAGCTCTGCCGCTCCTGAACAATGGTGGATCGATCATTCTCACGGGCTCCGTTGCGAGCGCAAAAGGGACGCCTGCCTTTTGGGTATACGGCGCGACCAAGGCCGCCATCCGCAATTTCGTAAGAGGATGGACTGTGGAGTTGAAGGATCGTCGCATCCGCTCGAACGTCCTTAGCCCGGGGCCGATTGATACCCCGGTTATCGGTCAGCAGCCTCCAGACGCTATGGCGAGAATTTTATCCACCATCCCGATGGGACGCATGGGGGAAGCCGACGAAGTTGCCAAAGCTGCCCTGTTTCTCGCTTCGGATGACTCAAGTTTCGTCACGGGCATCGAACTCTTCGTGGACGGGGGCAGAGCGCAGATCTGA